Within the Clarias gariepinus isolate MV-2021 ecotype Netherlands chromosome 27, CGAR_prim_01v2, whole genome shotgun sequence genome, the region ccaatcaaatcagtccacagcttcaaaacatccaatcaggcgtgagtctggacctggttttctactgaacacacaagttcattacctcactatcactttgtctaaacaggaacgatgatcacactctttgtggctctttactctctgctttgtctctgcacaactggtgaggaacattttaaacttttatttaaatagtcattttacatgtttaactaattcattaaaatgaaatattaaacacttttttgatTTTACAGGAAACCCGACTGACATCAAGGAGTTTCAAGTGAAAACAAAGCCTGGAGAAGCTGTAACTATGGAGTGCAACTTTAGcggggacaaaaacaaaaagagtttTGCTTGGTACAGACAGAGTTTTGGAAAAGTGCCTCAGGTTTTTGCCAGAGAGTACGGTGGCACTCCTGGCTACACATTTTTCGAGGGATTTAAAGATAGCCGCTTCACTGTTACTGTAAAGGACCAAAAGTTTGATCTCAACATTAATGAAACAAGagaagatgatggaggagaatatttctgtggatatgtggagggaagtacagtaaagttcacatctggaacacgtctgcagtttgaaggtaaacagttttactctgataacctgctaattccagatcaacactttaaccagaattatgtgtacatgtgcattaaatgttgaatatttcacattattcatatttagtgtgatttctgtttatttgctgcttttccaatttatttgtaaaggtgaagagatgaaaccctgtcctacacctggaacacttaacaagaacacacactctgttacacaccagggttcaaacagcagtgacgaaaaaggttttaattaaataaactctCTTTAATTTTGTCAGTGGTGGACgatgtacacaaatcctgtacttagatatttaaggtatttttttctccagaaaagtagaagtcctctatttaaatatttaagtacaAGTGGACTTTTCCCTGATCTTCTCATTGAGACGGCTCTTATGCCACTCTGGACACATCtcttaatataacatttaacaattaattaatatttacccGAGTCTTAGTGTTAAAGCTGaatgttaacatttttatcCTATGAGATTGGTTGATTAGttttaaacactacacactaaGGTAGTACAGCTCGCTAGCTAATGGAAATGGATAAGACTTGGATAACTGATTATTAGCTCCAGCCTGTGTTACTGTATTGGGTTGTGGTGTAGtgatgttttactgtgtaagagTTACCAATTACTTAACTGACTGGCGAGTCACAACATAATCATAGTAATGATGGATTaagacacagacacaaagaaatATTTCACTGTAGTGAGCTAATGTGGCGAGGCGCTGTGTGCACAGATCAAATCTCACTATAAATACCCAAACCGTTAAGGAAAatatgtaaatgctgattattcCACACCTTTACAATAAGGGGAACTAAATACTTAATGGAAATCAGACACACAAGTTTGTTACCACAGAGGCAGAGACATGGAATCAGTATACAAACTGTTTATTAAAGTTATAATAACCAAATAAAATATAGTGTTGATAAGCGAAACAACCACAGCTCGATACACCACTGATTACTAAGGCAGCATAGGctagctttctctctctctctcacacacacaaacacaaactaccAGATCAGGGACCTAAAAAACACACCACAAAATGAAAGACCACAAAAGACATAATAAATAGACTAAGCAATTATCAATAATACACAATACTCATCATCACTGAGAAGGAACCATTAACACTCGACACATAAATACAATATGTagcaaaaaatgttaaacaggccgagcaaacaacaaaaacaataatcgAAGAAaccaaacaataaacaaacaaaacatgtcAGTTATATTAAGCATAAATTCCACCACCTGGTTAATAAAACTTAACCTACCAGGAGATAATGACAGCCTGCACACCACCGCCAAgccgggaacaagatgctgttCCAACTACAATAAGTAAATGTGTTTAGCTGAAAAGTTCACTGCAACATTAGCAAAACAGCTTAAAACATACCTGCTAAACAGAGACCCACACACACCAAGGGCGGAGCTAGCAATGACACGTCCCAGGTAGCCAGACTGCAGTCTTTATATAACAGACACTAAGCTGTGACAGGTTGTCATTCTAAACCATGAGTGGGAACTTATCCACTCGACCACACTAACATTAGATTACTCAGTAAAGAAAATGATCACCATCACAAAAATAAGCTTCTGTCTATGTGTTGGCTTGGAAAGACTCTTTCTTCTTGAATTTTTCTAATAAGCCCATGAGTGTTGAAGTGGTGAGTTAGAGTCAGGACGTCCTTTGTTCATGTTCCCAGGAGCTCAGTATTGTAGGCTGTTACACTGATCTCATCACAATAATGTTCTGtgtttgctggttagacacgtCTAATAGGTGAAACCAACAAGCCAAAGCAAATCAGATCATAACAATACAGCACATTGTATCCTAATTGGTCTGCTTACTGTACTTCAATTTACACATGTTTTTCCCACTCATAAGTATGAAGGAAGGACATGTAACataatgtagtgaagtagaaagtctactattttactttttaaatgtagtgGCGTTAAAGTAAAAAGTCCCccaaaatgaaaatgttaactAACAAACAGatacttataaaaaaatatacagtggaactttggattgGGAGTAACTTGGCTCgcaagtgttttgcaaaatgtaaaataaaatttaacttgaaaagCTAATGAGGTCTTGCAATGTGAGTAGTACTTacacacttttaaaaattaaagtcaCAATTAAAACACTCACATATcgtcatctataccactttattctgtattctgcaggttatttttactttaattaattaataaatgtgtatatgaatatttttgggttgtggaacgaatcatcagagtttccattattccttATGGGGGAAATGTGATATacactttgatatatgagtgctttggattacaaTCACATTTCAGAACGAATAACGCTTGCAATCTAAGGTTTAACTGTAGTTAAGTACAGTAATAGGTTTATATTTACTCTGTTACTGTCCACCACTGCACTTTGTATAACAGAATTTTCTATAAATTAATCCTTCTTCTgtgaataaatcattttaatttccaAAGGTaaagagatgaaaccctgttCTACACCTGGAACACCTAACAACACACCTTCTGCTACAGATGGTGAAAAAGGTaagagttttaataaaataaacttgctttttgatttatttttaagatatagctaaaacattttctgtgtaatccaatatttaaataagcgttatttatttatttattattattctaggAGAGATGAATAAGATTTTTGCCTTAATAGCCACCAATATAATATCTGTTATTGTAATTGTGGCTCTGGTTggaattttacttaaaaatcaaagaaaaggtttgttttctttttattattattattattattattattattattattgtataaagttGTCACTAAAATGTGAATCCTTTCTGAATTTTAACCTTACTTGTGTGTATTATTGTTCAGGTTCTTCATCAAACAACCATCAAACTCCCACCAATCAGGTAATCCAGTCTTCTATTAACTGTGATTCtgttctgttaaataaatacacatctgACCTACAATCCACAATGTATAaagaattttaatataaaaatatacattttattgttatttttacaattttaatccGCTCTGGTTTATAAACGTCTCTTGTTCTTTATCAGGCTGATGATGAAGATGTCTTGAACTATGCAGCTGTGAGTTTTGCTAAGAAACCTTCATCCTCCAGAACATCCAGAGACACGAGCCATCAAGACGTTTATGcagaagttaaaataaaatagataaagaAAAATCAAGTCAGAACTAAAAAACAATATGAATGTAATCATCCCAGTTTGTACACAGATGTGTTATtcagacaaaaacatttttattactgaAACGTTCATTATTATTTCCAAACTGTTTTCTTGTATTAATTTGCTCTACCTGATAGATCTttattgtttgcttgttttatttctttttcaactttttGATTACTCAACGTCCTACACcctgtttttttccctaaaagTCTAACATTTGGatattttttagtatttgtttttaaaacagtgaAGATGGTTTTTATattcaattaataaatatgttaataaattttGTTACATCCTGATCACTAATCCAGGGGCGTAACATCCTTGTGGTCCCCGGACACTGTGGCCAGTGATGCGTTGAGAGGAAGCAGACTCAGAATAGAGGTCATCATCATCTGGGTGTCAACAGATATAAATAAGTGTGATTATAAATAACTTCTCATCTAGAcctgtactatactataatgTGCAGTTGTGTTAACAGGAAATTATGAGCTGATGAAGAGTTTATGAATATCAGCATTCAGTCAGTCATTTCTGAATTCAAGATGTAAGAATCAGTGGTGCTTTATTGACATGACAGATATTTACATCTGTATAGCCAAAGCTCAGGGATGAGTCAGAAGAATAACAGGAATGTAAAGATCAAAATAGTAGCAGCTAAAAGTCATAAAAAACTGATAAATATAGACGTATGacgtctttacagagcagaagtagcagaaacatctcaccattaactggtcaaaggagattaatgcattttttggacgccttcagcattcctttacaatgtagaaagaaataaaaatcaggaaccatcatggagttagaaagtgaccacaaacttttgaacagtagtgtatatgaAAGGTGAGAAGGGGGATTACAGGAACTGAGCGCGctggtgtatatactgtacaacgccagtagcctatatatttgtttgttgcatttctggtagagtatgtctgcagttttatcgataaatctgctcatatctgcaatcatgtttatcagccttttgatcaacggcactcatttattgtttactatatatttaaatcatcataaaagatatattgtaaaacaaaatcaagTTTACTTCAgaattggaaacaatattgttttaggctaactttattaataattatacacttttgtattctttgttgtttttgcacATATGCACGTGCACCTTTAAATTAAATCCAATTTAATCAGACTGGTTGGATTTTGATACCATTCTTTTTATTAACTATAGGGTCAGTTGTGTTATGCTTCTCTGGAAAATAAAAACCTGGTAGATTGTCTTGAAAGTCTtgggcagtggcggactggagCACCATGAAACATTCATTGAAATGCAAGTCTTatgcacacaaaaaataaactacacagcaaaaatatgttacattatatcataacttaaataaatcgGCTCATATTGGGGCGTGCTGTCGTTTTGAAAAAGCCAGCATTTATCTAGGGAGTAGCctatatttgtgtttttctggccgagaacgctgccttttgtaaagtgaaagtcgTAGCTGCGGGTTTCCGCACGGCgaagaacagctttatttcagtcataaattaagaatcacattccagctattattcccagctgtggttaaataatggattaaattattattaaatgctggacacaaacagcaaaaaacatgatgatgattattataaaaagcccgaacatgttgacacatttttacgttttaaataagatatgttggcatattcacagatcaggacattcgcatagttaagactatcagatagcctactatcaggaaattaaattaatttcaacacaaCTTAAACCGaagcattgccatgtctttcactgttttgtccctgttaaaacattacaaaaactacagtggtgtaaaaaactatttgcccccttgctgatttcttattcttttgcatgtttgtcacacaaaatgtttctgatcatcaaacacatttaactattagtcaaagataacacaagtaaacacaaaatgcagtttttaaatgatggtttttattatttagggagaaaaaaaatccaaacctacatggccctgtgtgaaaaagtaattttttctttgcatatttgcacaccattatatttctatttgtacagtatatttctattttcagtttctatttttagttctatttttcctagttaaattttttttttaatttaaattatcaatcgaatttcttttattcatatttattacttattataaactttaattctctttttaaggtcactggcggtcgtgtaagcatttcactacatttcgtactgtgtatgactgtgtatgtgacaaataaaatttgaatttgaagtccttccatgcgccatctggtggatattcagtgaagcacaacacatttatttaaattcccaaatgttgcttgTGGGATTTTGCGCAGAATTGCGgcgttttgcaaaaaaaaaaaaaacgtacattCTTAATGTCCACATCtgtacatacattgtgtaagcacatagCTAACTATACAGAAGATCTATGATAATAAATAGGACATTATATGGCAGTACAATAGCACTGATGAGCTCCAATAAGTTGCATACAACAATATATTAATCATCTGTAACATTATCCATACCATGAGCAGCTCAGAATTAGCTCAGGGCTAATTAGCACTAGGCAACAGTTAATAGTCTGCTTTTAGCTACTTCagtaagctagcgcttagcatagtgatattagctttcTTAGAAATTTATATTTGGACAAGCATTGAACTGAAGCAATGAAGCTAATTGTTTAcatcagatgtgtgtgtgtgtgtgtgttggggtggggggggaggCGTCAAGTGAGCGCTGCATGCTatgacaaatattattatttgcacTTTGATAAAAATCTggttgcttatatatatatatatatatatatactcagcaaaaaaagaaacgcccctttttcaggactgtgtatttcaacaataattttaaaaatccaaataactttacagatcttcattgtaaagggattaaacaatgttttccatgcatgttcaattaaccataatcaattaattaacatgcacctgtggaatggtcgttaagaccttaacagcttacagaaagtaggcatttaaggtcacagttctaaaaacgcaggacactaaagagacttgtctaccgactgtgaaaaacacccaaagaaagatgcccagggtccctgctcatctgcgtgaacgtgcattaggcatgctgcagggaggcatgaggaccgctgatgtggctagggcgataaatcgccacgtccgcaccgtgagacgcctaagacggcgctacagggagacaggaaggacggctgatcatcctcgcggtggaagaccacgtgtaacaacacccgcacaggatgggtacatccgaatatcacacccgcgtgacaggtacaggatggccacaacaactgcccgagtcacaccaggaacacacaatccctccatcagtgctcagactgtccgcaataggcagtccatgaggaggagatgcactgcagtacttcaagcagctggtggccaccagatactgactggtacttttgattttgagcctcccttcattcagggacacattgggaaacatttttagtttatgtcttatggtgttgactcttttagtgttcatacaaatatttacacattaagtttactgaaagttaaaacagttaaaagtcagaggacgtatctgtttttgctgagtatatatataaacaaccaggtataaaaacacaggtattcTGCAGGTACACACTGTGGTCATTGTACATTGTACTTTTTAATTCTATTGTAAACACCACATCATATATCAAATCATACAGAAAGGACACATACGACTCATTCCTAGTGATTAGTTGTattgaaaaagtgtttgcccctttactgatttcttattttttggcatgtttgtcacactttaatgtttcagatcatcaaatcaatttaaatattattcaaacataacacaagtaaacacatcatgcagttttaaataaaggtttttattattaaaggaaAATCCTAAACTACATAGCCCTGTGTATAAATAGTGTTTAACAATAAAACTGATACTTAACTATTCGTCCTCACAATATTCCGTCCTTAAAATCTGTCAAAGccacatgtttaatgtttttaacttTCTAATGACAACAattcacttctttttttaagcttttgttTAGTGTTATTTCATGAGATTAACAGCATTTGACATAGAAATTAATCACAGCAGTTAACTACTTAGCATTTTTAGCTACATCACAGTATTTgttatatacaccaatcagctataacattacaaAGCTAAACATTAgacccagtattgtgtaggttccccctGTGTCACCAGGGCAGGTCCGTCCCTTTGGGTTacgactccacaagacctctggggtgtCCGGTAGTTTCTGGCATCATGATGTTAGCTGTGAACAGATATCGACGGGCACCGGGTGTTATGATACCCTACTACTGGGGccaacattacattttttaccGCAATATTTactacatttactttttttttatgattggaTCCATCAGGACTTTTGGTCACTACAGGTATAAGTGAGCTGTCCTTTGGGGTCACATGACCGTCTCCAGTTTACTGTCTATAGTTAGTGCTCAATGTTGTTTCcatcacctgtcagtggtcataatgttatggccatGTTGGCATCTCATCAATGTCACTGTTAGCTTGTAACGAGTTTCATGCACAGAtaacaccacagacacacagacacgaggcATGGTCTTAGGGAAAAGGGGAAGGTTTAAGGAGGGAGGATAGAAAAAAGCCTCCTAAACTACCACAAGAGCAGCAAATTACAATTTAATCTGATGGCAAGCCAACAGGAAATCTAGAGCTGCGTATGGAGAGGAAGAAAGGAGGGGTTCTGATGTCCACACTGAGTGGCTAACTGCTAGCGCTAAACTACAGctgtttttacattattaatacatttataatgtaaatgtgttagTTTACTGTAGTGGTTGTTTCACGGTGGTTGTTTACACACTTGACCTGCATTTGGtctggttttaaatgtttaaagtgtgaaaaatatttgtgtttgttaaagTCATAGAACAGCTGTTTTTGCAAgacatgttgttttatttatttatttttatggataGTGGACTTGAGTTTTTAGTCCGAGTGTGAGAACGCTCTTAACACATGTGTAgaagtgttactgactgcagcagcgctctctcacatcatgcagttgtttcagttgaacagaaataacattgtggtttctgagtttctgagactgagtgtttaatcagcagctcACACTGACTTATTCTGGGTCACTTCAACAGTCTGAATGTCTTTATGTTAGAATCTCAGACTAAAACACAAAAGAGCTGcagttcattaataaaaaatgtctcTAAAAATATCATGTCGAATGTTGAGAGACTATTTATTCAAACTGTACTAGAGACTGTGCTCTATCTGTGTGAGGCCTGTTATCCACCATAAAGGACACAATAACAGAGAaagaattaatatttatttaagtataaCCTCACACCTTCTAATAGATATGAATCGTGATTAACCtgtattaaacatattaataattatttatgcaCAGCCATTAGACAAAGTGCTGCTGCAGTCTATGAGTCCGGGAGAGTTTGTCCTCTAGTTTCCATCTCAcaccagagagtgtgtgtcagtgttaatGGAAACAGCACTGTGGTTTAAAAGAAGGGTTATATACTAAAGAGTTTGATTCTTTCTTTATCAGGGCTGTAAGAGATGTTAGACTTTTATAAATCCAGTGATTAGAACATTTCTGGTTAAAGCTTCAGTTACTGaagtgtgtttaagtttaaTGCTGTGAGTTGAAGATCAGAGACAcattttctcactggtttaatACAGTTCGTCTGTAACCCGTTACTtcgctgtaaccctgttccctgaaaaggcgggaacgagatgctgcgtgaaaacgctatgggaacatctttttgtgttgctggttgtgaagcatgtgtgtgtcaaacacgccaaattttggcatatataacctcggtcaggtgacgtcatctgatgaagcgcacctgcaggttataaataggagtgaaccggaaacattcctcagatcaattttgtctgaaaaggacgtccagtcacgcaggcagtgcggcattggagcgcagcatctcgttcccgccttttcagggaacagggttacagcaaagtaacccgagacgttccctttcaaaggctacactcgatgctgcgtgaaaacgctatgggaacgagaataccaacgccgccgcactgcaagtgtctggaccccaaggttgtgaagcgtgtgcgcacaaaggcagaggaggtctcagaacaatctctgggaggctgactcgaggacctgtgagcccggagtagcatgaacattcaGACTTTAGAAtccacaaatgtgtgcggaaaggaccaacctgccgcatgacacacttgctgcagggaaaaccctcttgccagcgcaatagatgaggcaatccccctggtcggatgagccctgattcctcgaAGCGAAGTGAGACCACGTGCCTCGTAGGCTAAGGCAATAGAATTTTTCCctgatgtgataaaaaaaaggctcctctgacttacgccactagctagtgcgctggacgtaaatctgaagagtgcgTACTGAAGATAGTAGGTGAAACCTattctgctccggagctgtaaaaaacggaggacagaaggcttcgaggaactgggtgcatggtcaagaatgaaattagttcgggtgaggatgatgaatagctctgactagcccaagtctaggcaggaagggaagcctgcagatctcccaAAGTGATTATAAGAAatcttgagggtcagaagccagacaggcgctgactctagtggtttgggaGGGGTGTCAGCCAGTCCCCATccgtcagaacatgacaagccgaaatagcggctacgtacattcCGAGGGTACTACGGCATAAGCCCGAGTAActtcttgcagaactccagcactgaaacaattcggcagtggactggatCTACATGTTCcgccatgcaccactttcaaATACCCTCTCCTTGAGGGCATACGTTCTTCTAGTGCGTTGAAGGTACCAGGGCTCCCAATTCCATATGCCCTGAAGTGTAAATCACCTTGAGGGACAGAAACTcatcctgtgcccaaagcataAACTGGTGAACTAGCTTATTGAAGCGGCGCAGCACAGTGCGCTCTGGCGATCATGGGCCAAAATGTacatcgccctgagggacagggactcaccctgtgcccaaagcagaactggTGCGCTAGCTCATTCAAGCAGGGCGAGCACATTTTGCCCCGGCGATTATGTACGAAACTACCCTAGTGTCATCCACTTGCACTAGGGCATAGTAGCCtcttaactgctggaggaggtgtttcggggccaaaataaagccatcagttcggggccattgatgtgccacgcgagaagatggcctctccagctcccttgggctggacggcc harbors:
- the LOC128514848 gene encoding uncharacterized protein LOC128514848: MITLFVALYSLLCLCTTGNPTDIKEFQVKTKPGEAVTMECNFSGDKNKKSFAWYRQSFGKVPQVFAREYGGTPGYTFFEGFKDSRFTVTVKDQKFDLNINETREDDGGEYFCGYVEGSTVKFTSGTRLQFEGEEMKPCPTPGTLNKNTHSVTHQGSNSSDEKGEMNKIFALIATNIISVIVIVALVGILLKNQRKGSSSNNHQTPTNQADDEDVLNYAAVSFAKKPSSSRTSRDTSHQDVYAEVKIK